TGTGTATTCATCGAACGTGAACCCGGTGGAGGAGATGGTCAATATGTTGTCGGCGTCCCGCTCCTATCAGACGAACGTGCAGGTGATGGATACCGCCAAAAATCTGGCGTTACGTACGTTGCAACTCGGTCAGTAAGAGGTCAAGACCATGACTACCACGAATTCGGTGACCAATAATCCCTATGCCGCGCTCGGACTGGCCGCATCGACCGCCACCAACGGTACGACGGGCGGCGGGGCGCAAACCCTGGATATGAACAGCTTCATGAAGCTGCTGACGACGCAGCTGCAGAACCAGGATCCGACGAACCCGACCGACAACAGTCAGATGGTCGCCCAGCTGGCGCAATTCAGTGCCCTGCAGGGGATCAACCAGCTCAATACGACCGTCAGTGGGTTCCAGACCTCCGTGCAGTCCAACCAGATCATGCAGGCCGCATCCCTGGTCGGCAAGGCCGCCATCGTCAAGGGTGGGTCGGCGTACGTGTCGACATCGACGTCCTCGACCGGAGCCCAACAGACGTCCGGATTGCTGGGCGCCGTCGACGTACCGACGGGGGCCACGGATTTGAAGGTCACCATCACGAATGCGAATGGTCAGGTGGTCAACACGCAATCCGTGCCGATCACGGGGTCGGCGCAACCCACCTTTGCCTGGAATGGTCTGTTGCCCGATGGCAGCACCGCCCCGGCCGGAACCTACAAGGTCACGGCCAGTGCGACGGTGGATGGCAAGGGCGTGGCGGCGCAAACCTATGTGGGGGCGGTCATCGATAGTGTCGGTGTGTCGTCGAATGGTCCGAAACTGAATCTGGCCGGCGGGCTGCCTTCGGCACAGCTTTCGGATGTCGTGCAGATTCTCAACTAGTATTTTTTAATGATTCATCCCAGTATTCTTGATCAAGAATAAGGAGACAACGCGATGTCCTTCAATACTTCCATCACGGGGCTGAATGCCGCCCAGAAAGACCTGGACGTGACCAGCAACAACATTGCCAACGCCAACTCGACCGGTTTCAAGCAGTCCCGTGCCCAGTTCGGCGATATTTACGCCGTGAGCGCCTATGGCAACAGCAAGACCGCGACCGGGCAGGGCGTGCTCACCGAGGCCGTTCAGCAGCAATTCACCCAGGGCAGTCTGCAGTTCACCAACAACTCGCTGGATCTGGCAATTTCCGGTCAGGGATTCTTCTCTTTCCAACCGACGCTCGACAGCCAGCAGTCGGTCTATTCGCGTGCCGGTGCTCTGGGCGTGAACAAGGACGGGTTCATCGTCAATACGGCAGGGCAGTTCCTCAAGGCGCTCCCGGTGAATGCAAATGGGACCCTGCAGTCGACGTCTCTCGCCAGTGCAAAGCCCATTCAGCTCCCCGTGGCCGCCGGCGCACCCCAGGCTACGACGACCGTCACCCAGTCCTTCAACCTGCCTGCCAGTGCGACGGCGCCCACGGTGGCCTTCGATCCTACCCAGGCGACACCGGATCCGGCATCCTACACCCAGGCCAACTCGCAGCAGGTCTACGATTCCCTGGGCAATACGCACACGCTGACGAGCTATTACGTCAAGACGGCCAATCCTAACGAGTGGAACCTGTATTACCAGATCGATACGCAGACACCGATCCAGGGGCCGTCCACCCTGACCTTCAATGCGAATGGCCAACTGCCCGCGACGCCTGCACCGTTCACGGTCACGGCCACGGCGGCCAGCCTGGGTACGGGGGCCGCACCCTTGAGTATCAATGTGCAGAGCCAGGGCGATTCCACTCAATATAATGCGCCGTTCAACATGGCGGCCCAGTCGCAAAACGGGAATACGACCGGACAGCTCACGGGGATTTCCGTAGGCAGCAACGGCCTGATTCAGGCCAGTTATACCAATGGCCAGTCGGTAGCCCTGGGCATGGTGGCGTTGGTCAATTTCAGCGATCCTCAGGCACTCAAGCAGGTCGGCAACAACTCCTGGGCCGAGACCGTGGATTCGGGCAGCCCGACGGTGGGGCAGCCGGGAACGGGTTCGTTCGGTGCCATTCAGGGGGGCGCGCTGGAGCAGTCCAACGTGGATCTGACTCAACAGCTCGTCAACCTGATTACCGCTCAGCGGAATTTCCAGGCGAACGCACAGGCGATTCAGACGGACAAGACGGCGACCGATGCGGTGATCAATATCCGGTGATGTTCACTGCCTTTGGTAGTTTTCGGAAAGCGGGCCTCGGCCCGCTTTTTTCATGGCTGGTGCCGGCGTCGAAAATTTGGCGTATCGCCATCTATTTGGGAGCTCAGATCTGAATAATGGCGTCCTGATGCGGTTTGTTTGATTTGGCACGATCGGTGCTTATTCAACACTATCTCAATGATAGTACGAGGAGTCGGTCATGGATCGTCTTGCCTATATCGCCATGAGTGGCGCCAAGCAGACCCTGTTGGCACAGGCCACCAACGCCAACAATCTGGCCAACGTGAACACGCAGGGGTTCAAGGCCGACCTGGATGCCTATACCTCGCTCCCGGTGTATGGCCCGACCTATGCCAGCCGTGTCTATGCCCAGGATGTCCGTACCGGTACCGATTTCCAGCCGGGCCCTCTGATGACCACAGGCCGCGATCTCGATATCGCCCTCAAGGGACAGGGATTCATCGCGGTTCAAGCCCCTGACGGCTCCGTGGCCTATACGCGTCGCGGCGATCTGCATGTATCGCCCAACGGGCAGTTGCAAACGGCCGAGGGGGATCCCGTGATGGGCAACCAGGGACCGATCGCCATTCCACCGGCCAATCGGATCGATATTCTGGCCGACGGTACGATTTCCATCATTCCTTTGGGCGGCACACCAAATGCGCCTGCGCAGATCGATCGTATCCGTCTCGTCAATCCGCCGGCCACCGCGCTTGAAAAACGTGCCGACGGACTGTTCGGTCTGAAGCCCAATACGCCGGCGCCGCAGCCGGATGCCACGATCCAGGTCGCCAGTGGGGTACTCGAAGGCAGCAATGTGAATGCCGTCGATGCCATGGTGAAGATGATCGAGTACGGACGACTGTTCGAGATGCAGACCAAGATGATCAAGACGGCAGGCGAGGATAGCGCCAATGCCGACAAATTATTGCAATTCAGCTGAGGATTGAACCATGACGACGCCAGCTCTTTGGATCGCGAAAACCGGCCTCGATGCGCAGCAAACCCGCATGTCGGTCATTTCCAACAACCTTGCCAACGTGAACACGACCGGGTTCAAGCAGGATCGGGCCGTCTTCGAGGACCTGATCTATCAGAACTACCGTCAGGTCGGCTCGGCCAACACGCAACAGAACGAGGTGCCGACCGGTCTGAACATCGGTACGGGTGTGAAAGTCGTCGCCACGGAGAAAAACCATACGCAGGGCAATCTCGTGACGACCAACAATGCGCTGGATCTTGCCATCAACGGTCGCGGCTTCTTTCAGGTGCTGCAACCGGACGGTTCCGTCGCTTACACGCGGGACGGCAGTTTCAGTCTGAACAGCAATGGTCAGGTCGTGACCGCCAACGGTTTGGCGTTGCAGCCGGCGATCACGATTCCGCAAGGCGCGCAGTCGATCACCGTGGGCAGCGACGGTACCGTCAGCGTGCAGCTGGCCGGTCAGGCCCAGCCCACGCAGGTCGGTACGATCAACCTGGCCGATTTCGTGAATCCGGCCGGCCTGCAGCCGATCGGCGACAACCTGTTCCTCGAGTCGGGTTCGAGCGGCGCGGCCCAGACCAGCACGCCGGGACTGAACGGGGTTGGTGCGATGCAGCAGGGCATGCTGGAAAGCTCGAACGTCAACGTGGTCGAGGAACTCGTCAGCATGATCGAGACGCAGCGTGCCTATGAGATGAACTCCAAGGCGATTTCGACAACGTCGAGCATGTTGCAGACGTTGAATCAGAACGTGTAATGCACCTGGGGTGACCCGGGGAGGCTTGAGATGAAGAATAGCGGTTTTGTCTGGGTCCTGGGGCCCGTAATGCTGGGGGGGGTGACCCTGGGGTTGGGTGGATGCGCCAGTCAGCCCCCCGTCAAGCCGGACCCTTCCTTTTCCGTGGTCATGCCGCCGGAAGAGTCGCAGAACAACCCGATGCAAACCAGTGGCGCCATCTATCAGCCCGGTCAGATGGACAATATGTTCGTGGATGCGCGGCCTTACCGGGTCGGCGACATTCTCACGGTGGTGCTGCAGGAAAGCATGAATGGCAGCAAGAGCGCCACCACGGCCACCAACAAATCACAGGCGACCGCCATCACGCCGCCTGCCGTATTCGGGCTGACCTCGTCGGCCATTGCCCGACTGACCGGGAACCTGAGCAGCAGCAATGCGTTCAAGGGGGACGGTACCAGTGCGCAGACGAACAATCTCAGTGGTCAGATCACCGTGACGGTCGCCCGTGTCTACGCCAACGGTAGCCTGTTCATCCAGGGTCAGAAGTACATCGGCATCAATCAGGGCACGGAGTACGTGAAGCTTTCCGGGCTGGTCCGGCCGCAGGACATCGCGCCGGACAACACCGTCATCTCCACGCGGATTGCCGATGCCCATATCGCCTACGGGGGCAGCGGTGCCGTCAACGATGCCAACAACATGGGCTGGCTGGCACGCTTCTTCAACAGCCCGATCTTCCCGTTCTAAGCGAGGCCCGTCATGCGTCATCCACTCATTGTTCTGCTGATCGCGATCGGGTTGCCCTGGGGTGTCATCGGCACCGCTCAGGCCGATCGCATCAAGGATCTGGCGACCTTCGCCGGTGTTCGCAACAATCAGATCATCGGTTATGGGATCGTGGTCGGTCTTCCCGGCACGGGCGATCAGACGACCCAGGTGCCGTTTACCCTGCAGAGTATCCAGAACATGCTGGCGCGTCAGGGGTTGTCCAGCGCAAGTGCCGGAAACGTGCAGCTGAAGAACGTGGCCGCGGTGATGGTCACGGCCAATCTGCCGCCCTTTGCCAAGCCCGGGCAGCAGATCGACGTCACGGTATCCTCCATCGGCAACGCCAAGAGCCTGCGCGGTGGGGAGTTGCTGATGACGCCGTTGAAAGGTGTTGACGGACAGATCTACGCCATTGCTCAGGGCAGCCTGCTGGTAGGTGGTCTGGATGCGTCCGGGAAGGACGGGTCGAGGATCACAGTCAATATTCCGACGGCGGGACGGATCCCCAACGGCGCGTTGGTAGAACGTTCCGTGGTCAGCTCGATGGGCGGGGCAAACTCGGTCTATCTGGATCTGAATTCGCCGGACTTCACGACGGCTAAGCA
The Halothiobacillus diazotrophicus DNA segment above includes these coding regions:
- a CDS encoding flagellar hook assembly protein FlgD — its product is MTTTNSVTNNPYAALGLAASTATNGTTGGGAQTLDMNSFMKLLTTQLQNQDPTNPTDNSQMVAQLAQFSALQGINQLNTTVSGFQTSVQSNQIMQAASLVGKAAIVKGGSAYVSTSTSSTGAQQTSGLLGAVDVPTGATDLKVTITNANGQVVNTQSVPITGSAQPTFAWNGLLPDGSTAPAGTYKVTASATVDGKGVAAQTYVGAVIDSVGVSSNGPKLNLAGGLPSAQLSDVVQILN
- the flgE gene encoding flagellar hook protein FlgE, with the protein product MSFNTSITGLNAAQKDLDVTSNNIANANSTGFKQSRAQFGDIYAVSAYGNSKTATGQGVLTEAVQQQFTQGSLQFTNNSLDLAISGQGFFSFQPTLDSQQSVYSRAGALGVNKDGFIVNTAGQFLKALPVNANGTLQSTSLASAKPIQLPVAAGAPQATTTVTQSFNLPASATAPTVAFDPTQATPDPASYTQANSQQVYDSLGNTHTLTSYYVKTANPNEWNLYYQIDTQTPIQGPSTLTFNANGQLPATPAPFTVTATAASLGTGAAPLSINVQSQGDSTQYNAPFNMAAQSQNGNTTGQLTGISVGSNGLIQASYTNGQSVALGMVALVNFSDPQALKQVGNNSWAETVDSGSPTVGQPGTGSFGAIQGGALEQSNVDLTQQLVNLITAQRNFQANAQAIQTDKTATDAVINIR
- the flgF gene encoding flagellar basal-body rod protein FlgF; the encoded protein is MDRLAYIAMSGAKQTLLAQATNANNLANVNTQGFKADLDAYTSLPVYGPTYASRVYAQDVRTGTDFQPGPLMTTGRDLDIALKGQGFIAVQAPDGSVAYTRRGDLHVSPNGQLQTAEGDPVMGNQGPIAIPPANRIDILADGTISIIPLGGTPNAPAQIDRIRLVNPPATALEKRADGLFGLKPNTPAPQPDATIQVASGVLEGSNVNAVDAMVKMIEYGRLFEMQTKMIKTAGEDSANADKLLQFS
- the flgG gene encoding flagellar basal-body rod protein FlgG, with protein sequence MTTPALWIAKTGLDAQQTRMSVISNNLANVNTTGFKQDRAVFEDLIYQNYRQVGSANTQQNEVPTGLNIGTGVKVVATEKNHTQGNLVTTNNALDLAINGRGFFQVLQPDGSVAYTRDGSFSLNSNGQVVTANGLALQPAITIPQGAQSITVGSDGTVSVQLAGQAQPTQVGTINLADFVNPAGLQPIGDNLFLESGSSGAAQTSTPGLNGVGAMQQGMLESSNVNVVEELVSMIETQRAYEMNSKAISTTSSMLQTLNQNV
- the flgH gene encoding flagellar basal body L-ring protein FlgH, which encodes MKNSGFVWVLGPVMLGGVTLGLGGCASQPPVKPDPSFSVVMPPEESQNNPMQTSGAIYQPGQMDNMFVDARPYRVGDILTVVLQESMNGSKSATTATNKSQATAITPPAVFGLTSSAIARLTGNLSSSNAFKGDGTSAQTNNLSGQITVTVARVYANGSLFIQGQKYIGINQGTEYVKLSGLVRPQDIAPDNTVISTRIADAHIAYGGSGAVNDANNMGWLARFFNSPIFPF
- a CDS encoding flagellar basal body P-ring protein FlgI, encoding MRHPLIVLLIAIGLPWGVIGTAQADRIKDLATFAGVRNNQIIGYGIVVGLPGTGDQTTQVPFTLQSIQNMLARQGLSSASAGNVQLKNVAAVMVTANLPPFAKPGQQIDVTVSSIGNAKSLRGGELLMTPLKGVDGQIYAIAQGSLLVGGLDASGKDGSRITVNIPTAGRIPNGALVERSVVSSMGGANSVYLDLNSPDFTTAKHMEQAINRALGGGVAEAVDGGTVRVRAPQDPNQRVSFMSVLEGIEVTPGEGSAKVVVNARTGTVVIGQNVRIEAAAVSHGDLTVTIKENNQVSQPAPFSQGQTVVTPNSQVSVKEDKKRAFLFNPGVTLNDIVKAVNAVGASPSDLVAILEALKSAGALKAQLIVI